ATGGTCACTCATACGGGCTATCATAGAACAAATTGAAGGGCATAACGTTGATTTGTAAGTAAAAACTATTTGATCTTTACATGAATATGAGCTTAAGGAACAAGATATGcaaggtgctttgaaatataagaatgttatgctcaatcagacacaatccttagaaaaacaacttagagacatatatatacaggacatgtcaaaactgaagccacttagaacAGAAGTCATTTCATTCAATGGACAGCCCAAATCTGaggtttttccttctgctccgCCTGTAACAGCAATTGCTAACTTTGCTCATACTAATCATTTCACTCCTCCTCGGGAGATGCCTGCTTGCACTTTCGCTTTCCCAATTCAATTTAATCAACCTGCCCAAGGCCAAAATACTTGGGCTAATCTAGATTTGGGCATGTTGTCTAGCTTTAAGAAAGCATGAACTCTGTATGGACCTACTTCTCCATACTGTATAGAATTTCTTGGAGGATGGGCTGGCCATTGgatgccatatgattttttttttcaaatagcaaaGATGATTTTAAATCCTCAACAATTACTGCAATGGCAAATATGGATTAACGATGAGGCCCAACAGCTGATGATTGACCAGCAATCTCATGGTAACCCTGCCAGTTTAACCTATGATATGCTCACTGGAACAAGAGCCATGGCTGATATGATTGTGCAATTAGCTAATATTACCCCTCAGATGttacatttcattaaagaaactgcctgcagggcATAAGCAAAGGTTGATAGCACCAACTCTGATGGTTCATTTGTTAAGATTATTCAAGGACATGAAGAGGAATATTctcaatttataggaaaattaaaggatgcaATTGAGAAATCTATTAAGGATGtgactttacaaaatattattttaaaaaaacttgcttttgaaaatgctaatgaggaaTGTTGATCCGTGCTCAGACCAATTCGAGAGACTGGCTCtcttatggaatatttgaaagcatGTAGGGACATCGGATCTATGTCCCATAGAGCAAAATTGGCAACACTGGAAATCTTTAATGTTCAGAAAGCTGCTAATGCCAAATGTTTTAACTGTGGGAAGCCCGgccatatgaaaaaacaatgttGCATGCCAACACAGgccagaaaaaataatattacttCTAATAAGAAGAGACCCCCAGGAGTATGTCCAAGATGTAAAAGGGGGTTCCATTGGCTGAATGAATGTCATCCTAAATTTGATTAGGATGGAAACACCTTGAACTCCAGtgcacaacaaaaacaacagggaaactgATAAAGGGGTCATCCTCTAGCTCCACTACAAAAGGAGGACCTAACGTTATGACGCTACAAGCAGCTACATCTAAGAGTGCTTGCACCTAGTCCTTATGATATGGAACTAATAGAATTATACAACCCCCACAAAATTCCCACTGAATATTACGGCCCAATTCCACTCAGGACAATGGGACTGATTTTGGGATGTAGTAGCCGCACAGTGAGAGGTTTAGTGGTATTGACTGGTGTTGTGGATGAAGATTATGAAGGGGAAATACATGTTATGGTAAATGTTATGAAAACGGGAAATGCATACTTACAAAAAGGGGAACGTTTCGCACAATTATTACTTTTGCCATATGTTAAACCAATGAAGGCATCTGATAAAGTTCAgcagggaggctttggcagtaccAACCTTACTGCTGCACTATCCACCTTATTAAAGGAACATCATAAACCCATGCTTACTTTACACATACGGGGAAAAAATTTCACAGGCATGTTAGATACCGGAGCTAACATTTCAATCATTAGAGCTGCAGAATGGCCCCTTGATTGGGGTAAGGTTGTGGCTCCCACTAGACTATTAGGAGTGGGTGAAGCTGATGCCACAAAAACTTTTGTCAGTGCATCCTATTTGCAAGTGTATGGCCCTGATCAAATTGTAGCTTATCTTAAACCATATATTACTAATATCCCTATCAATTTATGGGGATGGGATTTTCTTGAACAAACGAAAgccacaatttctttaaatgaacctTTTTAATGGGGGCCATTGAATTAACACCTCTGCCTCTCAATTGGGAATCTGATACCCCAATATGGACACCTCAATGGCccctaactaaagaaaaattggcaACTCTTACACAATTAGTAAATGAACAATTACAAAAAGCTCATATAGAACCTTCGTTTTCCCCATGGAATTcccatttttgtaataaaaaagaaatcaggaaaatggcgAATGTTGATAGACTTAAGAAATGTTAGTAATACCATGTCACCTATGGGGCCCTTACAACCCGGATTGCTCTCCCCTTCTGTGGTACCAAAGGATGGTCTGTAGTTATCATTGACTTACAAGACTGCTTTTTTACTATACCTTTGCACCCTAAAGATAGAAAACGTTTTGCCTTTTGAGTTCCTTCTATAAATCACATGGCTCCTGTTAAAAGATTCCAATGGAAGGTGCTACCTCAGGAAATGATGAACTCCCCTACCATTTGCCAATatctcatatctgttttattacaacCCATTAGAGACAAGTATCCTACTGTGTTTATaattcattatatggatgatataCTTCTCACTATGGAATCTGAACTCTGTTTACAACAGTTATATAATGAAGttactattacttttcaaaatcatGGCCTGCTTGTAGCACCAgataaaattcaatttatttaattgaatttaaccctttaattatttaggacatgttatggaagaatctaaaatcaaacctcaaaaaactcaaatttcTGTGCATTCTCTACGCACgctgaatgattttcaaaaattgctagGAGATATTAATTGGCTGCGGCATCTGTTGGCATCCCCACCTATGCCttacaaaatctatttaaaattttagagggatCCCCTGACCCTAATAGCCCTAGGCAACTAACAAAAGAGGCCAAAGAAGAACTGGCCTTAGTGGAGAAATGCATTCAACAATCTTTTTCAACTTGGCTAGATTATGATCAACcagtttctttatatatactCCCTGCTGAACATTTGCCCACTGCAATTATAGCTCCGCATAGCCCAATAGAATGGGTATATTTACACACTAAACAGTCTAAAAAAATTGTGTCATATACTGAGAAAATAGGGCACTTAATTCTGTCAGGAAGAAGCCATGTACAAACTTTGACTGGATTTGATCCATATGCAATACACATTCCCTTGACAAAACAGGAATTGCAAATTGCCTTACAGTATAACCTGACCATGCAAATGGAATTaagtgattttcaaaatgttatcgCATTTAATttgccaaaaagaaaattacaggactTTCTACAATGTACTAAATTCATTGTAACTAATATCATTGCATCCCAGCCTATTTCCAATGCACCCACCTATTCATTGATGGCAACAAGAAAGGCACAGCAGGGATTGTCGGCCctgatatcaaagagaaattatCCAACACCTATTCTTCAGTACAAAGAGTTGAGTTGTATGCTTTATATGCTCTTTTGTCACTTCAACCATTATCCTTCAACAtatatactgattccaaataccttgcttccctttttcctgattttgttacCGCCTTTTTATACAACCTAGATGAAGAATTATATACTCTCTTTTCACAGACTCAGGCTTCAATTCGTTCATGTACGGAACCTTCCTTTATTGCACATATACGTGCTCATTCAGGTTTACCTGGCCCTCTGGTCgcaaaaaatgatgctgttgacAGGCTCATAGCTCCCATTTTTACATCTGCCAATGACCAACACGCTAATCTTCATACCAATGCTAACAGATTGCACTCTAAATACCATATTCCTCTCACTGAAACACGACATATTATTAAAACCTGTGATGTCTGCACCCCTCTGCGCTTACAAACTACGATTTCAGGAGTTAATCCCCGGGGGCAACAACCTAATTCCCTTTAGCAATCTGATTTCACTCACTGCTccttaagaaaattttctttgctttttgtctcacTTGATACATTTTCAGGCTTTATCTGGGCAGTACCTGTCTCTTCAGAATCCAACAAACACACCATTTCCGCACTCTTACTCACCTTCCCCATCATGGGGATTCCTTCTGTCTTGAAAACAAACAATGGACCTGTATTCACCTcgcattcatttcattcatttttatcagaatgGAACATAACACACATTACAGGAATACCCTATAATCCTCAGGGTCAAGCCATTATTGAAAAGAGCCCACCGCACTCtaaaactcatttattaaaacagaaaggggAAATATGGAAGAGGAGATACACTTCTTATCCCATGAACCCTCAATTACTATTATCTTACCtaaacttaacaaaaaataattctgacactCATGCAGATAGACATTTTAcagaagacaaaaacagcaaattagaaatcaatacaccaatatggtataagcaatttaatcagtggttgccaggaatcTTACTACTCCTAGGCAAGGGTTATGGTCTTGTCATTGCAGATGGAGAGGAAATCTGGGTTCCCCTTTGCCATGTCCGCTACTGAGAAGGACCCCAAGACTGGACTTCCTTGGGAAGTGACGAAGTTGACGCGAAGGGTCTCATCAATGACCCTGGAGGAGCCAATGAGGAAACGCCATCGTCTGAATCCTTACCCGACATGGGCTCAAGTGAAAAAACATGACTCGTCAGGCTGAGCAGACACTGAAGAGCAAGAGGAACATCATACTTGCTCCTGGTTTAATAGATAAAGCATTGAGGGCTTTCATAAATCTAAGACAAGTTTCTGGACTGATAAGGACATATTGCTGAATTGGTATAACGGGGGCTTATCACCCCCACGACCCAGGATTGTTGTCCCCATTATGGGGCCAGAGCAAtggcacatttggaaaattccagCAGCCTTAGAGCACTTTGCTAGTGTTTATGGGACTATGGGTGTGTTTCGTCCTTCTAATTATACCTTCCTATACAATAGTACTGGCTATATTCAGTCGTGTGTTCACCTTCCGTACTTGTTTATTGTAGGGCATTTTGATATTGACTTATCAGCCAAAATTGTCAATTGTACTGCATGTGCATTGTATACCTGCCTTAATCACACCATTTCATATCACAATGCTAGCATTGCGCTAgttaaacaaagatctgagttatGGCTTCCCATAAACTTAATTGAGCCTTGGActgattctgtatttctttctgtattgtTGAAAACTGGGCTTAGGCGATCTAAGCACATCATTGGGTGGATTATTGCAGGCATCTTAAGCCTTATCTCCATTGTGACTGTAGGAACTTTGTCTGGTATGGCTTTACATAATTCTatacaaaatcatgattttatcaCTGCTTGGCACAAAGACTCTCATGATCTTTGGACTCGACAAGCTCAAATAGATCAGCAGTTACAAACACGAATTAATGAGTTACAAACTGTGGGTATCCACTTAGGAGATCAAGTGCAGCAACTGGCTTTCC
The Bos javanicus breed banteng chromosome 9, ARS-OSU_banteng_1.0, whole genome shotgun sequence genome window above contains:
- the LOC133254329 gene encoding endogenous retrovirus group K member 24 Env polyprotein-like: MGPEQWHIWKIPAALEHFASVYGTMGVFRPSNYTFLYNSTGYIQSCVHLPYLFIVGHFDIDLSAKIVNCTACALYTCLNHTISYHNASIALVKQRSELWLPINLIEPWTDSVFLSVLLKTGLRRSKHIIGWIIAGILSLISIVTVGTLSGMALHNSIQNHDFITAWHKDSHDLWTRQAQIDQQLQTRINELQTVGIHLGDQVQQLAFQTRIRCHWNFTSFCLTNMPYNSTEYPWNKVKEHLQDLTNNSSLDINLLKQQVANFQVRVPRELYSTQFYDTLTKTLSSLDPRTWLSGSNIFIYVLITLLFLSLIMGYRSVYSRLHASHNGVQLAAAMLNLKTKGGYIGKRSAK